The Pseudomonas sp. TH06 genome has a window encoding:
- a CDS encoding ABC transporter permease: MLTLSPIGQRRWARFKAHRRGWWSLWLFLALFGLSLGGELVANDKPLLVSYQDDWYFPAFKRYTEQDFAGELPFQPDYRSAQVRQLIEGQGGRMWFAPIPFGFDTVNYDLTEPAPSPPSGENWLGTDDQARDVLARVIFGARVSLLFALALTAASALIGIAAGALQGYYGGWIDLIGQRLLEVWSGLPVLYLLIILSGFVEPNFWWLLGIMALFSWLSLVDVVRAEFLRSRGLEYVKAARALGIGDAQVIVRHILPNAMSATLTYLPFILTGAIATLSALDFLGFGMPAGSASLGELIGQGKNNLQAPWLGLTAFFALALILSLLVFIGEACRDAFDPRT; the protein is encoded by the coding sequence ATGCTGACGTTATCTCCCATCGGCCAGCGTCGCTGGGCGCGATTCAAGGCGCACCGGCGTGGCTGGTGGTCGCTGTGGCTGTTTCTCGCGCTGTTCGGCCTGAGCCTGGGCGGCGAGCTGGTCGCCAACGACAAACCGCTGCTGGTGAGCTATCAGGACGACTGGTACTTCCCGGCGTTCAAGCGCTACACCGAGCAGGACTTTGCCGGGGAATTGCCGTTCCAGCCGGACTATCGCAGTGCGCAGGTGCGCCAGTTGATCGAGGGGCAGGGCGGGCGGATGTGGTTCGCGCCGATCCCGTTCGGTTTCGACACGGTCAATTACGACCTCACGGAACCGGCACCGAGCCCGCCCAGTGGCGAGAACTGGCTGGGCACCGACGATCAGGCGCGGGATGTACTGGCGCGGGTGATTTTCGGGGCGCGGGTATCGCTGTTGTTTGCCTTGGCACTGACCGCCGCCAGCGCGCTGATCGGTATCGCTGCCGGCGCGTTGCAGGGTTATTACGGCGGTTGGATCGACCTCATCGGGCAACGCTTGCTGGAGGTGTGGTCGGGGCTGCCGGTGTTGTATCTGCTGATCATTCTGTCCGGGTTCGTCGAGCCGAATTTCTGGTGGTTGCTGGGGATCATGGCGCTGTTTTCCTGGCTCAGTCTGGTTGATGTGGTGCGTGCTGAATTCCTCCGTAGCCGAGGTCTTGAGTATGTGAAAGCCGCACGGGCACTGGGGATTGGTGATGCTCAGGTGATCGTCCGGCACATCCTGCCCAATGCCATGAGCGCGACGTTGACCTATCTGCCGTTCATTCTCACCGGAGCGATTGCGACGTTGTCGGCGCTGGACTTTCTTGGTTTCGGCATGCCAGCCGGCAGCGCTTCGCTGGGAGAACTGATCGGCCAGGGCAAGAACAATCTGCAGGCGCCATGGTTGGGACTGACCGCGTTTTTTGCGTTGGCGCTGATCCTTTCCCTCCTCGTGTTTATCGGCGAAGCCTGCCGCGACGCTTTTGATCCAAGGACCTGA
- a CDS encoding extracellular solute-binding protein, whose product MFSRHHILGLCLLTSPLVWATPQPALTVYGEAPKYAADFQHLAYTNPDAPKGGTLRRSSLESGPFDHLIPYIDKGTGVADVDGWLYAPLAYRSKDEPYSVYGLVAQQMELDADRRWLRFYLNPHARFEDGSPITAEDVRYTFELLTTQGSLKYRQQFRDVAEVQVESPTQVRFLFKNNDSRTLPLDLATLPVLPEHWWRSRNFADGGGFEIPPGSGPYRISAVDAGRSVKFQRITDWWAKDLPITRGLYNFDHLSVEFFADTDVSRQVLKAGGFDYNREFSATSFTIGYAGAALEQGRLRREHLAPGAAQGAQGFVFNLQKPQFQDRRVRQAIAMLWDFEWTNRQMMRSMYLRQRSYFSHSALSATELPDAEELKILEPLRGKIPDEVFTQVFEAPKTDGSGNVRAEQLQALKLLAAAGWKPQGDQLVNGKGEPLQFTFLNGQKGFERLLLPFKRNLAQIGIGFDIRQVDTAQHTNRVRNRDYDMIVVGYPVSQAPGREMFNYFGADGADDPGSNNYMTLRDPAVDALLEGLVQADNRESLLRHARALDRVLQWGYYWVPNYYPPGLSTVWWNRFGRPAIAPLYDAGLDTWWEISPTALTSTQIQHQQKEFAHVGL is encoded by the coding sequence ATGTTTTCCAGACATCACATTTTGGGTCTTTGCCTGCTAACCAGCCCATTGGTATGGGCAACCCCACAACCGGCGCTCACCGTTTACGGCGAAGCTCCGAAATACGCCGCCGATTTCCAGCACCTCGCTTACACAAATCCCGACGCACCCAAGGGCGGCACCCTGCGGCGGTCTTCGCTGGAAAGCGGCCCGTTCGATCATCTGATTCCCTACATCGACAAAGGCACCGGCGTGGCGGATGTCGACGGCTGGCTTTACGCGCCGCTGGCCTATCGCAGCAAGGATGAGCCCTACAGCGTTTATGGTCTGGTGGCGCAGCAGATGGAGCTGGACGCTGATCGCCGCTGGCTGCGTTTCTACCTGAACCCCCACGCACGTTTCGAAGACGGCTCGCCGATCACCGCCGAAGACGTGCGCTACACCTTCGAGCTACTGACCACCCAGGGCAGCCTCAAATACCGCCAGCAGTTTCGCGACGTCGCCGAAGTACAGGTGGAGTCGCCGACTCAGGTGCGTTTCCTGTTCAAGAACAACGACAGCCGCACCTTGCCGCTGGATCTGGCGACGTTGCCGGTCCTTCCCGAGCATTGGTGGCGCAGCCGTAACTTCGCAGACGGTGGCGGTTTCGAGATTCCGCCGGGCAGCGGCCCGTACCGAATCAGTGCGGTGGATGCCGGACGCAGCGTGAAATTTCAACGGATCACCGACTGGTGGGCCAAGGATCTGCCGATCACTCGCGGGCTGTATAACTTCGATCATTTGAGCGTGGAGTTTTTCGCCGACACCGACGTCTCGCGTCAGGTGCTCAAGGCCGGTGGCTTCGATTACAACCGTGAGTTCTCGGCGACCAGTTTCACCATCGGCTATGCCGGCGCGGCGCTGGAGCAGGGCAGATTGCGCCGTGAGCACCTCGCACCCGGCGCCGCCCAAGGCGCGCAGGGTTTTGTGTTCAATCTGCAAAAGCCGCAATTTCAGGATCGCCGGGTGCGGCAGGCAATCGCCATGCTCTGGGATTTCGAATGGACCAACCGGCAGATGATGCGCAGCATGTACTTGCGCCAACGCAGCTACTTTTCCCACAGTGCCTTGTCGGCCACCGAACTGCCGGATGCCGAGGAACTGAAAATCCTTGAACCGTTGCGCGGCAAAATCCCCGACGAAGTCTTCACCCAGGTCTTCGAGGCGCCGAAAACCGATGGCAGCGGCAACGTCCGCGCCGAGCAGTTGCAAGCGTTGAAACTGCTGGCGGCGGCAGGCTGGAAACCCCAGGGTGATCAGTTGGTCAACGGCAAAGGCGAGCCGCTGCAGTTCACCTTTCTCAATGGCCAGAAAGGCTTCGAACGCTTGCTGTTGCCGTTCAAACGCAACCTGGCGCAGATTGGCATCGGCTTCGATATCCGTCAGGTCGACACCGCGCAGCACACCAACCGCGTGCGCAATCGCGACTACGACATGATCGTTGTCGGTTACCCGGTCAGTCAGGCACCGGGGCGCGAGATGTTCAATTACTTCGGCGCCGACGGTGCCGACGATCCCGGTTCGAACAACTACATGACGCTGCGCGATCCGGCGGTCGATGCGCTGCTCGAAGGGCTGGTACAAGCCGATAACCGCGAAAGTCTGCTGCGTCACGCCCGTGCCCTGGATCGGGTGTTGCAGTGGGGGTATTACTGGGTGCCCAACTATTACCCGCCAGGCCTTTCCACCGTGTGGTGGAACCGTTTCGGCCGCCCGGCGATTGCGCCGCTGTACGACGCCGGCCTCGACACCTGGTGGGAAATCAGTCCCACCGCACTGACCTCGACCCAGATACAGCATCAGCAAAAGGAGTTTGCCCATGTGGGGTTATAG
- a CDS encoding PAAR domain-containing protein — MAKPAARLSDLNACPVTGHGTNASTAGSPNVNINGMPVLRVGDATACGDAVSEGIGNILINGQPIAFLGSATAHGGIIITGSGDVFVGTQAGAAPFIPIVTVPKHSERFQLVDETTGEAISDMLFCIETGDGQRLVGHTDNHGNAARVFTAVPTSIVVQWGKEAAAHLDALGIAY, encoded by the coding sequence ATGGCAAAACCTGCCGCCCGACTCAGTGATCTCAACGCCTGCCCGGTAACCGGCCACGGCACCAATGCAAGCACCGCCGGTTCACCCAACGTGAACATCAACGGCATGCCGGTGTTGCGCGTCGGCGACGCCACGGCCTGCGGCGATGCGGTCAGCGAAGGCATCGGTAACATCCTGATCAATGGCCAACCCATTGCGTTTCTCGGCAGTGCCACCGCCCACGGCGGCATAATCATCACCGGCTCTGGCGACGTCTTCGTCGGCACCCAGGCCGGCGCCGCACCGTTCATTCCGATCGTGACGGTCCCCAAACACAGCGAACGTTTCCAACTGGTGGACGAAACCACCGGCGAAGCCATTTCCGACATGCTCTTTTGCATCGAAACCGGTGACGGCCAACGCCTTGTCGGCCATACCGACAACCACGGCAACGCCGCACGGGTGTTCACCGCTGTTCCGACTTCCATTGTCGTGCAATGGGGCAAGGAAGCCGCCGCTCACCTGGATGCACTGGGCATCGCTTACTAA
- a CDS encoding microcin C ABC transporter permease YejB, with the protein MWGYSLRRLLLIVPTLLAILLVNFVIVQAAPGGPVEQAIARLQGIGVGAAVGSSHVESIGGESRATRGLDPQLVADIERQYGFDKPASERLWLMLRNYAQLDFGQSFFRGASVTELIWQKLPVTLSLGLWATLITYLVSIPLGIRKAVHNGSAFDVWSSAAIIIGYAMPGFLFALLLIVVFAGGTALDWFPVRGLVSDNFAELSLGGKIADYFWHLVLPVTALVIGGFATLTILTKNSFLNEISRLYVVTARAKGLSERQVLYGHVFRNAMLLVVAGLPQALVSVFFGGSLLIEVIFSLDGLGRLSYEAAVSRDYPVVFGSLFIFTLFGLLIKLLGDLCYTLVDPRIDFTARAA; encoded by the coding sequence ATGTGGGGTTATAGCCTGCGGCGTCTGCTGCTGATCGTGCCAACATTGCTGGCGATTCTGTTGGTCAATTTCGTTATCGTCCAGGCCGCACCGGGTGGTCCGGTGGAGCAAGCCATTGCACGGTTACAGGGGATTGGCGTCGGGGCTGCGGTGGGCTCCAGCCATGTCGAGAGTATCGGCGGCGAATCGCGCGCGACCCGAGGCCTTGATCCCCAGTTGGTGGCCGACATCGAGCGCCAGTATGGCTTTGACAAGCCTGCCAGCGAACGCTTGTGGCTGATGCTCAGGAACTACGCGCAACTGGATTTCGGCCAGAGTTTTTTCCGTGGTGCCAGCGTTACCGAGCTGATCTGGCAGAAGCTGCCAGTGACTTTGTCGTTGGGTTTGTGGGCGACCTTGATCACTTATCTGGTGTCGATTCCGCTGGGCATTCGCAAGGCTGTGCACAACGGCTCGGCATTCGATGTCTGGAGCAGTGCGGCGATTATCATCGGTTACGCGATGCCGGGTTTTCTGTTCGCGCTGCTGCTGATCGTGGTGTTTGCCGGCGGCACGGCGCTGGACTGGTTTCCGGTGCGCGGGCTGGTCTCGGACAACTTCGCCGAGCTGTCGCTGGGGGGCAAGATTGCCGATTACTTCTGGCATCTGGTGCTCCCCGTGACGGCACTGGTGATCGGTGGTTTCGCCACGCTGACGATCCTCACCAAGAACAGTTTTCTCAATGAAATCTCACGGCTCTACGTGGTCACGGCGCGGGCCAAGGGTTTGAGTGAGCGGCAAGTGTTGTACGGCCATGTGTTTCGCAACGCGATGCTGCTGGTGGTTGCCGGATTGCCACAGGCCCTGGTGAGCGTGTTCTTCGGCGGCTCGTTGCTGATCGAAGTGATCTTCTCCCTCGATGGCCTCGGCCGTCTCAGTTACGAAGCGGCGGTGTCACGCGACTACCCGGTGGTGTTCGGTTCGCTGTTCATCTTTACCCTGTTCGGCCTGCTGATAAAACTGCTCGGCGACCTCTGCTACACGCTAGTCGACCCGCGTATCGACTTCACCGCGAGGGCTGCCTGA
- a CDS encoding RES domain-containing protein, whose product MNPLPWDERWYAWRLDPEAYGCTWDSGMGSKLKGGRWNAPGRRVVYASVDPSSAILEVAANHSFDVLDSEPYVLTCFEVISDAKVRVVQPEEVPNPYWLSPARPSPNQRDFADALLAEYPFVLMPSAATRHSWNLLVSCELAEGQFKMVSQERFGLDTRLLREMALA is encoded by the coding sequence ATGAATCCCTTGCCATGGGACGAGCGTTGGTATGCGTGGCGGCTGGACCCCGAAGCCTACGGCTGCACCTGGGACAGCGGGATGGGTTCAAAGCTGAAAGGAGGACGATGGAATGCACCCGGTCGGCGAGTGGTTTATGCATCAGTCGACCCGTCGTCGGCCATTCTGGAGGTGGCGGCCAATCACAGTTTTGATGTGCTGGACAGTGAGCCTTATGTACTGACCTGTTTTGAGGTCATCAGTGACGCAAAGGTCAGAGTGGTGCAGCCAGAGGAAGTGCCGAATCCTTACTGGTTGAGCCCCGCGCGGCCTTCACCCAATCAACGGGACTTCGCCGACGCTTTGCTGGCTGAATACCCGTTTGTGCTGATGCCCTCGGCGGCTACCCGGCATTCGTGGAATTTGCTGGTGAGCTGCGAACTGGCAGAGGGGCAGTTCAAAATGGTTTCTCAAGAGCGGTTTGGGTTGGATACACGGTTACTCAGGGAGATGGCGTTGGCCTGA
- a CDS encoding ABC transporter ATP-binding protein, with protein MIDNLIEIRDLRVAFNGQEVVHGIDLDIRPGECLALVGESGSGKSVTAHSILQLLDPSITRIDGSIRYAGEELLGVHERYLRQLRGNRIAMIFQEPMSSLNPLHSIERQLGESLALHKGLAGAAARERILELLELVGIQRPTDRLKAYPHQLSGGQRQRVMIAMALACEPQLLIADEPTTALDVTVQRKILLLLKELQARLGMALLIISHDLNLVRTIAQRVAVVRGGLIVEQAPCERLFSAPQHPYSIELLNAEPGGTALCRDAAEDLLQVSDLSVRFRLGGGWLRPRTYLQAVKGIGLTLQRGKTLGIVGESGSGKSTLGQAILRLIDAEGRIRFQGEALEQLSGKQLRPLRKRLQVVFQDPFGSLSPRLCVEQIIAEGLRVHTDLNADEREQAVIAVLREVGLDPATRHRYPHEFSGGQRQRIAIARALVLKPDLILLDEPTSALDRTVQKQIVGLLRRLQEEHGLTYLFISHDLAVVRALAHDLIVMKDGEVVERGATDELFRQARHPYTRELLAASFAAPDLPLAAKDKLLSLV; from the coding sequence ATGATCGATAACCTGATCGAAATACGCGACCTGCGCGTGGCCTTCAATGGCCAGGAAGTGGTGCACGGCATCGACCTCGACATCCGTCCGGGTGAATGCCTGGCACTGGTGGGCGAGTCCGGTTCCGGCAAATCGGTGACGGCGCACAGCATCCTGCAACTGCTCGACCCGTCCATCACCCGGATCGACGGCAGCATTCGTTATGCCGGTGAAGAGTTGTTGGGCGTGCATGAGCGTTATCTGCGGCAACTGCGCGGCAATCGCATCGCGATGATTTTTCAGGAGCCGATGAGCTCGTTGAACCCGCTGCACAGCATCGAACGGCAACTCGGTGAAAGCCTGGCCCTGCACAAGGGCCTGGCCGGCGCAGCCGCCCGCGAGCGTATTCTTGAACTGCTGGAACTGGTCGGCATTCAGCGTCCGACGGACCGGCTGAAGGCTTATCCGCATCAACTCTCCGGTGGTCAGCGGCAACGGGTGATGATCGCGATGGCGCTGGCGTGCGAGCCGCAATTGTTGATCGCCGATGAGCCGACCACAGCACTGGACGTCACCGTGCAGCGCAAGATTTTGCTGCTGTTGAAAGAGTTACAGGCACGCCTGGGCATGGCGCTGTTGATCATCAGCCATGACCTTAATCTGGTGCGCACTATCGCTCAGCGAGTGGCGGTGGTGCGCGGTGGTTTGATTGTCGAGCAGGCGCCTTGCGAGCGGTTGTTCAGCGCACCGCAGCATCCTTACAGCATTGAATTGCTCAATGCCGAGCCGGGTGGCACGGCGCTCTGTCGAGATGCGGCAGAAGATCTGTTGCAGGTGAGTGATCTGAGTGTCCGCTTCCGGCTGGGCGGTGGCTGGCTGCGGCCCAGGACTTATCTGCAGGCGGTGAAGGGGATTGGTCTGACGCTGCAGCGCGGCAAGACTTTGGGGATTGTCGGCGAGTCAGGTTCCGGCAAATCCACGCTGGGGCAGGCGATCCTGCGCCTGATTGATGCCGAGGGCCGCATTCGCTTTCAGGGCGAGGCGCTGGAGCAATTGAGCGGCAAGCAACTGCGGCCACTGCGCAAACGCCTGCAAGTGGTGTTTCAGGATCCGTTCGGCAGTCTCAGCCCACGCCTTTGCGTGGAGCAGATCATCGCCGAAGGACTGCGCGTGCACACTGATCTGAATGCTGACGAGCGGGAGCAGGCGGTGATTGCCGTGCTACGCGAAGTCGGCCTCGATCCGGCAACGCGGCATCGCTATCCCCATGAGTTTTCCGGTGGTCAGCGACAACGCATCGCCATCGCCCGAGCACTGGTGCTCAAACCGGACCTGATCCTGCTGGATGAACCGACCTCGGCACTGGACCGTACGGTGCAAAAACAGATCGTTGGTTTGTTGCGGCGATTGCAGGAGGAACACGGCTTGACCTACCTGTTCATCAGCCACGATCTGGCGGTGGTGCGGGCGCTGGCGCATGACTTGATCGTAATGAAGGATGGCGAGGTGGTGGAACGTGGCGCGACGGATGAGCTGTTTCGTCAGGCGCGCCATCCTTATACGCGAGAGTTGCTGGCGGCATCGTTCGCTGCGCCGGATTTGCCCCTTGCAGCCAAGGACAAACTTTTATCCCTGGTCTAG
- a CDS encoding TonB-dependent receptor: protein MIHFSPVKSPLSLALLLAINTLPAIAAESTATEPTTQLQRVEVTGTAIRRVDAETAVPVTILRVEELREQGVTTTEELVSRISANQSSVGSGRSVGSSSGGASYADLRGIGPNKTLVLLNGRRLSNNATNAINGSGVDLNTIPFAAIDRVEVLRDGASALYGTDAIGGVINFITKTSLTEGQISTNYDTPTHSGGGESRNFSGSWGFGDLQDDRFNVFGVVSYDKQQRLAAEDRGYTYNYQPTRGLDYTSGTASPANWSQGSNATNPLAGSGCNAPGLLSRNGICRQSLWNYLDLVPETEKTSAFAKATGKLSDEHTVSLEYFWARNENRTQIGPGTLMGNQVNPGTAFYPGNGITPGPSGFALDPTQPVDVNWRETAVGARQHEDDNTGQRLLLSFDGTLVGWDYNVGASYNQNKVVNTIQSGYVNDRAVSAGIANGLINPFGPQTAAGSALLAANAVDGDYATAVGRVKAIDGRISREIGDWFGAGPSALALGGEYRKEDFHQDFAQFAGDVQSLGVDPNGSVAGDRSVSAEYAEVNVPVLDSLELSAAVRHDKYSDFGSTTNPKYSFRFQPFKELVVRGAYSEGFRAPSLYELYNPTFTSFTNANYNDPRLCAGGNPSNGGIANRDCAQQFNRTSGGNTDLSPETARNVTLGFVYQPFERLTAGLDFWWIDIANQIAEFPESAVFENPELYPDRLIRKPDGSIDHIVTGLANLGKIKTNGVDVSFDYRLPSTPYGNFGIGLQGTYVTRYDYQQQLKGDYIDKLGDFRGGDFASAGAVARWRHSLTGSWNYGPYGVALTNRYTSGYHDSDRETHDYVGSYNVWDLAGTYTWRKTLSVTLGAKNLFDREPPFSNQTYTFQSGYDPKYGDPFGRTLYTRVSYKF, encoded by the coding sequence ATGATCCATTTTTCACCCGTTAAATCCCCTTTGAGCCTGGCCTTGCTGCTGGCAATCAACACGCTGCCGGCGATTGCCGCTGAGAGCACAGCGACCGAGCCGACCACGCAACTGCAACGGGTCGAAGTCACCGGTACGGCGATTCGCCGGGTTGATGCGGAAACCGCAGTGCCAGTCACGATTCTGCGCGTCGAAGAGTTGCGCGAGCAGGGCGTGACCACCACGGAGGAACTTGTCAGTCGCATCTCCGCCAACCAGTCTTCGGTCGGCTCCGGGCGCTCGGTGGGGTCGAGCAGCGGTGGGGCGTCTTACGCGGATTTACGCGGGATCGGCCCGAACAAGACGCTGGTGCTGCTCAACGGTCGGCGTCTGAGTAACAACGCCACCAATGCAATCAACGGATCTGGCGTCGACTTGAATACCATTCCGTTCGCCGCGATCGACCGGGTGGAAGTGCTGCGCGATGGCGCGTCGGCGTTGTACGGCACCGATGCGATTGGTGGGGTCATCAACTTCATTACCAAGACCAGCCTCACCGAAGGCCAGATCAGCACCAACTACGACACACCGACCCATTCCGGTGGTGGCGAGAGCCGTAACTTCAGCGGCAGCTGGGGTTTTGGTGATTTGCAGGATGACCGCTTCAACGTCTTCGGCGTGGTCAGTTACGACAAGCAACAGCGACTGGCTGCCGAGGACCGTGGTTACACCTACAACTACCAGCCCACTCGCGGCCTCGATTACACGTCCGGCACCGCCTCGCCGGCCAACTGGAGTCAGGGCAGCAACGCCACCAACCCGCTGGCCGGTTCCGGTTGCAACGCGCCCGGTTTGCTCTCGCGCAACGGTATCTGCCGCCAGAGCTTGTGGAACTATCTCGACCTGGTGCCGGAAACCGAGAAGACCTCGGCCTTCGCCAAAGCCACCGGCAAGTTGTCGGACGAACACACCGTCAGTCTCGAATACTTCTGGGCTCGCAACGAAAACCGCACGCAGATTGGTCCGGGGACATTGATGGGCAATCAGGTCAATCCCGGCACCGCGTTCTATCCGGGTAACGGCATCACGCCCGGGCCGAGCGGTTTTGCCCTGGACCCGACACAACCGGTCGATGTGAACTGGCGCGAAACGGCGGTGGGTGCGCGTCAGCATGAGGACGACAACACCGGTCAGCGTCTGCTGCTGAGTTTCGACGGCACACTGGTGGGCTGGGATTACAACGTTGGCGCCTCGTACAACCAGAACAAAGTGGTCAACACCATTCAGAGCGGCTACGTAAATGACCGCGCCGTCAGCGCCGGTATTGCCAATGGCCTGATCAACCCGTTCGGCCCACAGACCGCCGCCGGTTCGGCGCTGTTGGCGGCCAACGCGGTGGACGGCGATTACGCCACGGCGGTCGGGCGTGTGAAGGCTATCGACGGGCGTATCAGCCGCGAGATTGGCGACTGGTTCGGCGCCGGCCCCTCAGCCCTCGCGCTGGGCGGTGAGTACCGCAAGGAAGACTTCCATCAGGATTTCGCGCAATTTGCCGGTGACGTGCAGAGCCTTGGGGTTGACCCGAACGGCAGCGTGGCCGGGGATCGCAGCGTCTCGGCCGAGTACGCCGAGGTCAACGTACCGGTGCTCGACAGCCTGGAACTGTCGGCCGCTGTGCGCCACGACAAGTACAGCGATTTCGGCAGTACCACCAACCCGAAATATTCGTTCCGCTTCCAGCCGTTCAAGGAGTTGGTGGTACGCGGTGCCTACAGTGAAGGTTTCCGCGCGCCGTCGTTGTATGAGCTGTACAACCCGACCTTCACCAGTTTCACCAATGCCAACTACAACGACCCGCGCCTGTGCGCCGGCGGCAATCCGAGCAATGGTGGCATCGCCAACCGTGACTGCGCGCAGCAATTCAACCGCACCAGCGGTGGCAACACCGACCTGAGCCCGGAGACTGCGCGCAACGTCACCCTCGGTTTTGTCTATCAGCCGTTCGAACGTCTGACGGCCGGGCTGGATTTCTGGTGGATCGACATCGCCAATCAGATCGCCGAGTTTCCGGAATCGGCGGTGTTCGAAAATCCCGAGTTGTACCCGGATCGCCTGATTCGCAAGCCTGATGGCTCCATTGACCACATCGTCACGGGGCTCGCCAATCTGGGCAAGATCAAGACCAACGGTGTCGATGTCAGTTTCGACTATCGCTTGCCGAGTACTCCATACGGCAATTTCGGCATCGGTCTGCAAGGCACTTACGTCACCCGCTATGACTATCAGCAGCAGCTCAAGGGCGATTACATCGACAAGCTTGGCGACTTCCGTGGCGGCGACTTTGCCTCGGCCGGCGCCGTGGCCCGTTGGCGGCACAGCCTGACCGGCAGCTGGAACTACGGCCCGTATGGCGTTGCGCTGACCAACCGCTACACCAGCGGTTATCACGACTCGGATCGCGAGACCCACGACTACGTCGGTTCGTACAACGTCTGGGACCTGGCCGGCACTTACACCTGGCGCAAGACCCTGAGCGTGACCCTCGGCGCGAAAAACCTGTTCGACCGCGAGCCGCCGTTCAGCAACCAGACCTACACCTTCCAGAGCGGCTACGACCCGAAATACGGCGACCCGTTCGGGCGGACGCTGTACACGCGAGTCAGCTACAAATTCTGA
- a CDS encoding SCP2 sterol-binding domain-containing protein, whose amino-acid sequence MTSVADAVQAMKAKFNPAAAAGLDLVFGFRIDDTKNFSLIVKDSTCELKEGENPDAQVTLVMDGETLEGIVDGSTDGMQAFMGGKLRAEGDMMLAMKLSELFPS is encoded by the coding sequence ATGACCTCCGTAGCTGACGCCGTACAAGCAATGAAAGCCAAGTTCAACCCAGCCGCTGCTGCCGGTCTGGATCTGGTCTTCGGTTTCCGCATCGACGACACCAAGAACTTCTCGCTGATCGTCAAGGACAGCACCTGCGAACTGAAAGAAGGCGAGAACCCGGACGCCCAGGTCACTCTGGTGATGGACGGCGAAACCCTGGAAGGCATCGTCGACGGTTCGACCGACGGCATGCAGGCCTTCATGGGCGGCAAACTGCGCGCTGAAGGCGACATGATGCTGGCGATGAAACTGTCCGAGCTGTTCCCTTCGTAA
- a CDS encoding antitoxin Xre/MbcA/ParS toxin-binding domain-containing protein: MPAVKAPRLTGLKKVEGKPVDILVQGQNVGDDATLIIELTDQGFELSDVVNMLSTSELYQQGEMVKRITGKSVRTVRRLMKEGLSVRLDPHQSVVAYQYALVLQMAIRAFGRQKKAEEWLQQPTPYLNGYVPSELTRHSLGFQMVEQYLGQIIYGVHQ, from the coding sequence ATGCCCGCAGTGAAAGCGCCTCGGCTCACGGGGCTGAAAAAAGTCGAAGGCAAACCTGTCGACATACTCGTGCAGGGTCAGAACGTCGGTGACGATGCCACGCTGATCATCGAGCTGACAGACCAGGGCTTTGAACTCAGCGACGTGGTCAACATGCTTTCCACCTCCGAGTTGTACCAGCAAGGCGAGATGGTCAAGCGTATCACCGGCAAGTCGGTCAGAACCGTGCGACGGCTGATGAAGGAAGGCTTGTCGGTACGCCTTGATCCGCATCAGAGTGTCGTCGCTTACCAGTATGCCTTGGTGCTGCAAATGGCTATTCGGGCATTCGGGCGTCAAAAAAAGGCAGAAGAGTGGTTGCAGCAGCCCACCCCCTACCTGAACGGTTACGTGCCGTCGGAACTGACCCGACATTCACTGGGTTTCCAGATGGTGGAGCAATACCTGGGGCAGATAATCTACGGGGTCCACCAATGA